A stretch of the Halomonas sp. CH40 genome encodes the following:
- a CDS encoding NAD-glutamate dehydrogenase — MHYIAIEESRQDLLKQLKERLESRLEPARAAAIDAFARQFYATVPVEDLIDRRLDDLYGATLSIWQFLQHHEPESPKVAVFNPDFEEHGWQSTHTFVAVLHADMPFLVDSVRIELNRRGLTVHAIQNAVLSVERDGQHQLKRLVPSQNDDTPDSRESLIVIEVDRHTDRDALAVIEQNLHDVLCDVRTAVNDYDGMCARTREAIQELEKVCPPQIDPDDHEEAIAFLEWLVKDNFTYLGYDEYTLQDGELVRDNDSVLGVFRLDYPRYCERIRTEQGVDENNDYVLVPQLLSFAKSAHHSRVHRPTYPDYITIDRYDDDGNVIGERRFFGLFTATVYNESPRNIPVLRRKLKAVMDIAGFNPQGHNGKQLLQVLEVYPRDDLFQTSTESLAGTALGILNIRERRQVRLFVRADVSGKFYSCLIFVPRDVFSTDLRQRIQNLLCEEMDAHFGDFNTYLSESVLARIQLILRFNGDKPGKFDLKRIEHKVSQLARSWKDELQSAMVEGFGEESANRLMERFSSAFSASYREDFSARTGVFDIQHLLALDNGDDLALSLYRPLEEQGGGLNLKLFHRESQIPLSDVLPMMENLGLRVIGERPYEINAPSERYWIHDFELEHSGADLSLSEMREAFTEAFKRIWGGEADNDAFNRLIIGANLDWREVAMLRGYARYLKQIRFGMSQNYIASTLANYPHITRELVELFRLRFDPLCEDRDSSACLARINEYLEQVTSLNDDQLVRRFVELVQATLRTNYYQLSEQGRFKDYIAYKLEPSKVTGMPKPRPAYEIFVCSPRVEGVHLRGGKVARGGLRWSDRREDFRTEVLGLVKAQQVKNAVIVPVGAKGGFVCKRMPENADRETVQKEGIACYKTFIRALLDVTDNLVGSGVVPPDNVVRHDDDDAYLVVAADKGTATFSDIANEISVEYGHWLGDAFASGGANGYDHKKMGITARGAWESVERHFRNLGLNTQRENFTVVGVGDMGGDVFGNGMLLSEHIQLVGAFNHLHIFVDPNPNAATTFAERQRLFTMPRSSWEDFDKSLISEGGGIFSRSAKSISITPQMQDVFGISESQMAPNDLIRAMLKAKIDLFWNGGIGTYVKGSEETDAEVGDKANDALRINGCELNCRVIGEGGNLGCTQLGRMEAANKGVLVYTDFIDNAGGVNCSDHEVNIKILIDEIVKRGDMTEKQRNKLLADMTDEVADLVILDNYRQTQALDLSALISQQGIGPYRRFISELEAVGQIDRELEFLPQDDVLKERSGSGEGMSLPELSVLISYAKSTLKGDLIVSEVPDDPYIHRHLERLFPQPLVDNYLTEMYEHRLKREIVATQVANDLVDHMGVVFVRRLIDSTGAGRADIARAYIIARDSFNLPSLWAEIEALDNIVSSQVQYGMMLDLMRMVRRATRWFLRQHLGLSTQDAVEYFGPRLAQLQEGIGELLSGEELAAWEQRREELLEAGVPETLAGSVAAAPSLYAGLGIIQAARHVNEKPQRVAEVFYEVGSRLELPWMIQQVTRLDVRDAWQAQARETFRDDIDRQQLALTTSVLKLETGNHGVDERVAQWLDQHADLHRRWCRLIEEVRSGSESGFALFAVAVRELVDLAESDSEA; from the coding sequence ATGCATTACATTGCGATTGAAGAGAGCCGACAGGATCTTCTCAAACAGTTAAAGGAACGGCTGGAATCGCGTCTGGAGCCCGCTAGAGCGGCGGCGATTGATGCTTTTGCGCGGCAGTTTTATGCCACCGTGCCTGTCGAGGATCTCATTGACCGGCGGCTGGATGACCTTTACGGCGCCACCCTCTCCATCTGGCAGTTTCTTCAGCATCATGAACCAGAAAGTCCCAAAGTAGCCGTCTTCAATCCTGATTTTGAAGAGCATGGTTGGCAGTCGACCCACACCTTTGTGGCGGTGTTGCATGCGGATATGCCGTTTCTGGTCGATTCGGTGCGTATCGAGCTTAACCGCCGTGGCTTGACGGTTCATGCGATTCAGAATGCTGTCCTCTCAGTGGAACGCGATGGCCAGCACCAGCTTAAGCGGCTGGTTCCATCCCAGAATGACGATACGCCTGACAGCCGCGAATCGCTGATTGTTATTGAAGTGGATCGCCATACTGACCGCGATGCCCTGGCGGTTATCGAGCAGAATCTTCATGACGTGCTGTGTGATGTGCGCACTGCAGTCAATGACTATGACGGCATGTGTGCGCGTACCCGTGAGGCCATTCAGGAGCTGGAAAAAGTCTGCCCGCCGCAGATCGACCCGGATGATCACGAAGAAGCGATCGCGTTTCTGGAATGGTTGGTCAAAGATAATTTCACTTATCTGGGCTATGACGAATACACCCTTCAAGACGGCGAACTGGTGCGCGACAACGACAGCGTTCTGGGTGTGTTCCGGCTGGATTATCCGCGCTACTGCGAACGCATCCGTACCGAGCAGGGCGTTGACGAGAACAACGATTACGTACTCGTGCCCCAGCTATTGTCGTTTGCCAAAAGTGCTCATCATTCCCGGGTTCATCGTCCTACCTACCCGGATTACATCACGATTGACCGCTACGACGATGACGGCAATGTGATAGGTGAGAGACGCTTCTTTGGGCTGTTTACTGCCACCGTCTATAATGAATCACCGCGTAATATTCCGGTACTGCGCCGTAAACTGAAGGCGGTGATGGACATTGCCGGCTTCAACCCTCAAGGCCATAACGGCAAACAGTTGCTGCAGGTACTGGAAGTCTATCCGCGTGATGATCTGTTCCAGACCTCGACCGAGTCTCTGGCCGGAACAGCGCTGGGCATTCTCAATATTCGTGAACGCCGCCAAGTGCGCCTGTTTGTGCGCGCGGATGTGAGCGGCAAATTCTATTCCTGTCTGATTTTTGTCCCTCGGGATGTATTTTCCACCGACTTGCGCCAACGCATTCAGAACCTGCTATGCGAAGAAATGGATGCGCATTTTGGTGACTTTAATACCTATCTTTCCGAGTCGGTGCTGGCGCGTATTCAGCTGATCCTGCGTTTCAACGGCGATAAGCCAGGCAAGTTTGACCTGAAACGTATCGAACACAAGGTCTCGCAGTTGGCGCGCAGCTGGAAAGATGAGCTGCAGTCCGCCATGGTGGAAGGCTTTGGGGAAGAAAGTGCCAACCGGTTGATGGAGCGCTTCAGCAGCGCCTTTTCTGCCAGCTATCGGGAGGATTTCAGTGCGCGTACCGGTGTCTTTGATATTCAGCACCTATTGGCACTGGATAATGGCGATGACCTGGCGCTGTCGCTCTATCGCCCGCTGGAAGAGCAGGGCGGTGGCCTTAACCTGAAGCTGTTCCATCGCGAATCACAGATTCCGCTTTCGGATGTGCTGCCGATGATGGAAAACCTGGGGCTGCGGGTGATCGGCGAACGCCCTTATGAGATTAACGCGCCCTCAGAGCGCTACTGGATACACGATTTTGAACTGGAACATAGTGGCGCCGACCTTAGCCTGAGCGAAATGCGTGAGGCATTCACTGAGGCGTTCAAGCGGATCTGGGGCGGTGAAGCCGATAACGATGCCTTCAACCGGCTGATTATTGGTGCCAACCTGGACTGGCGTGAAGTAGCGATGCTGCGCGGCTACGCGCGTTACCTCAAGCAGATTCGCTTTGGTATGTCGCAAAACTATATTGCCTCTACCCTGGCCAACTACCCGCATATTACCCGTGAGTTGGTGGAGCTGTTCCGTCTGCGCTTTGACCCTCTGTGCGAGGATCGCGACAGCAGTGCCTGTCTTGCACGTATTAATGAATACCTTGAACAGGTTACCAGCCTCAATGATGACCAGCTGGTGCGACGCTTTGTGGAACTGGTTCAGGCGACCTTGCGTACCAACTACTATCAGCTGAGTGAGCAGGGGCGCTTCAAGGATTACATTGCCTACAAGCTGGAGCCTTCCAAGGTGACCGGCATGCCCAAGCCGCGGCCTGCCTATGAGATCTTCGTCTGTTCGCCCAGGGTGGAAGGTGTTCACCTGCGCGGCGGTAAGGTTGCCCGTGGCGGGCTGCGCTGGTCTGACCGCCGGGAAGACTTCCGCACCGAGGTGCTGGGGCTGGTCAAGGCGCAGCAGGTGAAAAACGCCGTGATTGTGCCGGTGGGTGCCAAAGGTGGCTTTGTCTGTAAGCGGATGCCCGAAAATGCTGACAGGGAAACCGTGCAGAAAGAAGGTATTGCCTGTTACAAGACCTTTATTCGTGCCTTGCTGGATGTCACTGACAACCTGGTGGGCAGTGGCGTTGTGCCGCCAGACAATGTGGTACGTCATGATGACGATGATGCCTATCTGGTGGTGGCCGCCGATAAGGGAACGGCAACGTTTTCGGATATTGCCAACGAAATCTCCGTCGAGTACGGCCACTGGCTGGGGGATGCCTTTGCCTCCGGCGGCGCCAATGGTTATGACCACAAAAAGATGGGCATTACCGCGCGGGGCGCCTGGGAATCGGTTGAGCGCCATTTCCGTAATCTGGGGCTGAACACCCAGCGCGAAAACTTCACCGTAGTCGGTGTTGGTGATATGGGCGGCGATGTATTCGGCAACGGCATGCTGCTGTCTGAACATATTCAGCTGGTGGGTGCCTTCAACCACCTGCATATCTTTGTTGACCCCAACCCGAATGCTGCTACGACCTTTGCTGAACGCCAGCGCCTGTTCACTATGCCGCGTTCCAGCTGGGAAGATTTTGACAAGTCGCTGATTTCTGAAGGGGGCGGTATCTTCAGCCGGAGTGCCAAATCCATCAGCATCACGCCGCAGATGCAGGACGTCTTTGGCATCAGTGAATCCCAGATGGCCCCCAATGACCTGATCCGTGCCATGCTCAAGGCGAAGATTGACCTGTTCTGGAACGGCGGTATTGGCACCTATGTGAAAGGCTCGGAGGAAACCGACGCCGAGGTAGGCGACAAAGCCAATGATGCCTTGCGTATCAATGGCTGTGAGCTGAACTGCCGCGTTATCGGTGAGGGCGGTAATCTGGGATGTACCCAGCTGGGCCGCATGGAGGCTGCCAATAAGGGCGTGCTGGTTTACACCGATTTCATTGATAACGCCGGTGGCGTGAATTGCTCTGACCATGAAGTCAATATCAAGATCCTGATTGATGAAATCGTCAAGCGCGGTGATATGACCGAGAAGCAGCGTAATAAGCTGCTGGCGGATATGACCGATGAAGTGGCAGATCTGGTCATTCTCGACAACTATCGCCAGACCCAGGCCCTGGATCTGTCGGCGCTGATCTCCCAGCAGGGTATTGGCCCTTATCGTCGCTTTATCAGTGAGCTTGAAGCCGTTGGGCAGATTGACCGCGAGCTTGAGTTCCTGCCGCAGGATGACGTCCTGAAAGAGCGTTCAGGCAGCGGCGAGGGGATGAGCCTGCCAGAACTCTCGGTGTTGATCTCTTACGCCAAGAGCACGCTGAAAGGTGACCTGATCGTCTCCGAGGTGCCGGATGACCCCTATATTCATCGTCATCTTGAGCGCCTCTTCCCACAGCCACTGGTGGATAACTATCTCACCGAGATGTACGAGCATCGCCTGAAGCGTGAAATTGTCGCGACCCAGGTCGCCAATGATCTGGTGGATCATATGGGCGTTGTCTTCGTACGCCGCCTGATAGACTCTACCGGGGCTGGTCGCGCTGATATTGCTCGCGCCTACATCATTGCTCGTGACAGCTTTAACCTGCCCAGCCTGTGGGCGGAAATTGAAGCGCTGGACAACATCGTATCCAGTCAGGTGCAGTACGGGATGATGCTGGACCTGATGCGTATGGTGCGTCGCGCCACCCGTTGGTTCCTGCGTCAGCATCTGGGGCTTTCCACCCAGGATGCCGTGGAATACTTTGGCCCGCGCCTGGCTCAGCTGCAGGAAGGAATCGGTGAGCTGCTTAGCGGTGAAGAGCTGGCCGCCTGGGAGCAGCGCCGTGAAGAGCTGCTTGAGGCCGGCGTGCCTGAAACCCTGGCAGGAAGCGTTGCTGCAGCGCCCAGCCTGTATGCGGGGCTGGGTATCATCCAGGCGGCACGCCATGTCAACGAAAAGCCCCAGCGCGTTGCCGAGGTGTTCTATGAAGTCGGCAGCCGCCTGGAACTGCCCTGGATGATTCAGCAGGTCACCCGGTTGGATGTGCGCGATGCCTGGCAGGCCCAGGCGCGGGAAACCTTCCGCGATGATATCGACCGCCAGCAGCTGGCGCTGACAACCAGCGTGTTGAAGCTTGAAACCGGTAACCACGGCGTGGACGAGCGGGTGGCACAATGGCTGGATCAGCATGCCGATCTTCATCGCCGCTGGTGCCGCCTGATAGAGGAAGTGCGCAGCGGCAGTGAAAGCGGTTTTGCTCTCTTTGCCGTGGCCGTGCGTGAACTGGTGGACTTGGCTGAAAGTGATAGCGAAGCCTGA
- the trmA gene encoding tRNA (uridine(54)-C5)-methyltransferase TrmA: MAIPVVEPERYSEQLNAKRETLEALLAEFSPPPVEVMESPPGYYRQRCEFRIWHDGDDLFYAMFEVDPENPANKAVVRLDQYPVASAQINALMPLLRNAFLASHELRHRLFQVEFLTTLSGEALVTLIYHRPLGDAWEEEARALEKALGIMIIGRSRKQRKVLTRDYVWEKLEVDGQQWHYQQVENSFTQPNAEVCQKMLSWARSVTAGSQAGDLVELYCGNGNFTVALAENFRRVLATEISRTSVASAKVNFAANEITNAQVVRMSAEEFAQALKGEKGGRRVAEMALDDYQFSTVLVDPPRAGLDEASCHQISAYPSIVYISCNPATLAENLAILIQTHRIERLALFDQFPFTHHMEAGVLLTRR, translated from the coding sequence TTGGCAATCCCAGTGGTTGAGCCCGAACGCTATAGCGAACAGTTGAATGCCAAGCGCGAAACCCTTGAAGCGCTGCTGGCCGAATTCTCGCCTCCGCCGGTGGAGGTTATGGAGTCGCCGCCAGGCTACTATCGTCAGCGCTGCGAATTCCGTATCTGGCATGATGGCGATGACCTGTTTTACGCCATGTTTGAGGTGGACCCTGAAAACCCAGCCAATAAAGCGGTGGTCAGGTTGGATCAGTATCCGGTGGCCAGTGCCCAGATAAATGCCTTGATGCCCTTGCTACGCAATGCGTTTCTGGCCAGCCATGAGCTGCGTCATCGCCTGTTTCAGGTCGAGTTCCTGACCACCCTGTCCGGTGAAGCACTGGTGACGCTTATCTACCATCGCCCGCTGGGTGATGCCTGGGAAGAAGAGGCGCGCGCGCTGGAAAAAGCCTTAGGCATCATGATCATTGGTCGCTCGCGCAAGCAGCGTAAGGTGCTGACCCGTGACTACGTATGGGAAAAACTTGAGGTTGATGGCCAGCAATGGCATTACCAGCAGGTCGAAAACAGCTTTACCCAGCCCAACGCCGAAGTCTGCCAGAAAATGCTCAGCTGGGCGCGTTCAGTGACTGCCGGAAGCCAGGCAGGCGATCTGGTTGAGCTATACTGCGGTAATGGCAACTTCACCGTGGCGCTGGCGGAAAACTTTCGTCGGGTATTGGCGACCGAAATTTCACGCACCTCAGTGGCCAGTGCAAAGGTCAACTTTGCCGCAAATGAGATTACTAATGCCCAGGTGGTCAGGATGTCTGCGGAAGAGTTTGCCCAGGCGCTCAAAGGGGAAAAAGGCGGGCGGCGCGTTGCCGAAATGGCGCTGGATGACTATCAGTTTTCAACCGTTTTGGTAGACCCGCCCCGCGCTGGGCTGGATGAGGCCAGCTGTCATCAGATCAGCGCTTATCCGTCGATTGTTTATATTTCGTGTAACCCTGCGACACTGGCGGAAAATCTGGCCATACTGATTCAGACGCATCGCATAGAACGGTTGGCACTGTTTGACCAGTTTCCGTTCACGCATCATATGGAGGCAGGTGTGCTGTTAACCCGTCGTTAG
- the murI gene encoding glutamate racemase, with protein MTGPILIFDSGVGGLSVAHALRCAYPEAAFCYACDNAWLPYGVRQDAELTARIVAVCLAAVQACQPSVLVVACNTASTLALEQLRSALSIPVVGTVPAIKPAARLSTSRHIALLATSATVRRPYTQQLIDNFAKDCRITRVAADGLVVEAEGWLSGSPPNQMRLNALLAPLWQATHDTPPMDTVVLGCTHFPLMLPWLEALSPVELNWVDSGAAIARRVGQVSETFNTGRRDNRSFTTATAEGLQAGLADYGFSAPELLRLKS; from the coding sequence ATGACCGGCCCCATTTTAATCTTTGACTCAGGCGTGGGCGGCCTTTCGGTCGCTCATGCGCTGCGCTGCGCCTACCCTGAAGCGGCCTTTTGTTATGCCTGCGACAATGCCTGGCTGCCTTACGGCGTTCGTCAGGATGCCGAGCTGACCGCACGTATTGTCGCGGTGTGTCTGGCGGCTGTGCAGGCCTGTCAGCCGAGCGTGCTGGTGGTGGCCTGCAATACGGCCAGTACGCTGGCGCTGGAGCAGCTGCGTTCGGCGCTGAGCATTCCTGTGGTCGGCACGGTGCCCGCCATCAAACCGGCTGCCCGCCTGTCAACAAGTCGCCATATTGCACTCCTGGCCACCTCGGCAACGGTAAGGCGCCCCTATACCCAGCAGTTGATTGATAACTTTGCCAAGGATTGCCGGATTACGCGTGTCGCAGCCGATGGTCTGGTGGTGGAAGCCGAGGGTTGGCTGAGCGGCAGTCCACCTAATCAGATGCGTTTGAACGCCCTATTGGCCCCGTTATGGCAAGCGACCCATGATACTCCCCCGATGGATACCGTGGTGCTTGGGTGTACCCACTTTCCGTTGATGCTGCCCTGGCTGGAAGCCCTGTCGCCTGTGGAGCTGAACTGGGTAGATTCTGGCGCCGCGATTGCCCGGCGGGTGGGGCAAGTCAGTGAGACTTTCAACACAGGGCGGCGTGATAACCGCAGTTTTACCACGGCAACGGCAGAGGGCTTACAGGCAGGCTTGGCAGATTATGGTTTCTCAGCGCCCGAGCTTTTGCGACTGAAAAGCTGA
- a CDS encoding replication-associated recombination protein A, whose amino-acid sequence MDLFAQTSDSASDAPLAYRMRPVTLNDYIGQQALVGTGKPLRQMAESGVVRSMILWGPPGVGKTTLAEILARAADSHLEALSAVMAGVKDIRNVVERARQRPGEAVILFLDEIHRLNKSQQDALLPHVESGLLTLIGATTENPSFEVNSALLSRARVYVLKPLSESELIEVLRQALTDPQRGLGQRNIQVEDKVLEMLARASAGDARRALGLLETACDFTQSQKGQEYLGPEALKDVLGHQASAFDKQGDAYYDLLSALHKSVRSSRPNAALLYMARFIQGGGDPLDVVRRLAAIASEDVGNADPRALPLVMAAWDAYLRLGDYEGQRAIAHALIHLCVAPKSNRIDQAWKAAQRYVRQTPELEVPSYLRNAPTRLMEQLGHGQGYRYAHHEPEGYPAGSSHDCWPESLSREDLYQPSPHGQEKRFADIMAWRKAKDEEADKGDVSVSPNGPHE is encoded by the coding sequence ATGGATCTGTTTGCCCAGACAAGTGACTCAGCCAGTGACGCCCCATTGGCCTACCGCATGCGCCCTGTCACCCTGAATGATTATATCGGCCAGCAGGCGCTGGTGGGCACAGGCAAACCGTTACGCCAAATGGCCGAATCCGGGGTGGTTCGATCCATGATTCTGTGGGGGCCGCCTGGCGTTGGTAAAACCACCCTGGCGGAAATACTGGCACGCGCTGCTGATTCGCATCTGGAAGCGCTTAGCGCCGTGATGGCGGGGGTCAAGGACATCCGCAACGTTGTAGAGCGCGCCCGGCAGCGGCCTGGAGAAGCGGTGATTCTTTTTCTGGATGAGATTCATCGCCTTAACAAGTCCCAGCAGGATGCTCTGCTACCGCATGTTGAATCCGGCCTTTTGACCCTGATCGGCGCCACCACTGAAAATCCGTCGTTTGAAGTGAATTCGGCCCTGCTTTCCCGAGCGCGGGTGTATGTGCTCAAGCCATTGAGTGAGAGCGAGCTCATAGAGGTGCTACGTCAGGCACTGACTGACCCACAGCGTGGCCTTGGCCAGAGAAACATTCAGGTGGAGGATAAGGTGCTTGAAATGCTGGCCCGCGCCAGCGCAGGCGATGCCCGCCGGGCGCTTGGGCTGCTGGAAACGGCGTGTGATTTTACCCAATCGCAGAAAGGCCAGGAATACCTTGGCCCAGAGGCATTAAAAGACGTGCTGGGGCATCAAGCCAGCGCCTTTGACAAACAGGGTGATGCCTATTACGACCTGTTATCGGCACTGCATAAATCAGTGCGTTCATCTCGGCCCAACGCGGCCTTGCTGTATATGGCGCGTTTTATCCAGGGCGGCGGCGACCCTCTGGATGTGGTACGCCGATTAGCTGCCATTGCCTCTGAAGACGTTGGCAATGCTGACCCACGCGCCCTGCCTCTGGTCATGGCGGCCTGGGATGCCTATTTACGACTGGGAGACTACGAGGGCCAGCGAGCGATTGCCCACGCCTTGATTCACCTGTGCGTCGCCCCGAAAAGCAACCGCATTGACCAGGCCTGGAAAGCCGCCCAGCGCTATGTGCGCCAAACGCCTGAGCTTGAGGTGCCCAGCTACCTGCGCAATGCACCCACCCGTTTGATGGAGCAACTGGGGCACGGTCAGGGTTATCGCTATGCCCACCACGAGCCGGAGGGCTACCCGGCCGGTAGCAGCCATGATTGCTGGCCTGAATCACTGAGCCGCGAAGACCTCTACCAGCCTAGCCCCCACGGCCAGGAAAAACGCTTTGCCGATATCATGGCCTGGCGCAAGGCCAAGGACGAGGAGGCTGACAAAGGGGACGTTTCAGTAAGTCCTAACGGCCCTCACGAATGA
- the lolA gene encoding outer membrane lipoprotein chaperone LolA: MLAASALGLMVSPESWAQDAAERLSERLEPLETYHASFEQKILDSSGDHLQEAQGEMWLARPGLLRWEVDAPYAQTVMSDGEEVYLYDPDLEQVTVQAVDERITHTPALLISGNIDDLTASYDVHYENGDEDIFTLVPSTPDTLFEELNLMFEGETLTELWMTDSTGQRTAIIFSAICQNSEIDDERFTFEIPEGTDVIREGR; the protein is encoded by the coding sequence ATGTTGGCGGCTAGCGCCCTGGGCTTGATGGTCAGCCCGGAAAGCTGGGCGCAGGATGCCGCTGAACGCCTGAGCGAGCGGCTGGAGCCGCTGGAAACCTATCACGCCAGCTTCGAGCAGAAGATTCTGGATAGTAGCGGTGACCATCTGCAGGAAGCGCAAGGTGAGATGTGGCTGGCGCGCCCTGGCCTGTTGCGCTGGGAGGTCGATGCCCCTTACGCACAGACCGTCATGTCAGACGGTGAAGAGGTCTATCTTTATGATCCTGATCTTGAGCAAGTGACGGTTCAGGCTGTTGATGAACGCATCACTCATACGCCGGCGTTGCTAATTTCCGGCAATATTGATGATCTGACGGCAAGTTACGATGTGCACTACGAAAATGGCGATGAAGATATTTTTACCCTGGTGCCCTCAACTCCTGACACCCTGTTTGAAGAGCTGAACCTGATGTTTGAAGGTGAGACCCTGACCGAGCTGTGGATGACCGACAGTACCGGTCAACGCACGGCGATTATTTTCAGCGCCATCTGTCAGAACAGCGAGATTGACGATGAACGCTTCACCTTTGAAATCCCGGAAGGCACGGATGTCATTCGTGAGGGCCGTTAG